One region of Strigops habroptila isolate Jane chromosome 11, bStrHab1.2.pri, whole genome shotgun sequence genomic DNA includes:
- the PRICKLE2 gene encoding prickle-like protein 2 isoform X1 has product MFGRGSRKRLSGRSLTASGEPERGQPCNTCGDQCPGFALHKWRKICLHCKCSQEEHIVTVMPLEMEKTVTKLMFDFQRNSTSDDDSGCALEEYAWVPPGLKPEQVHQYYSCLPEDKVPYVNSPGEKSRIKQLLHQLPPHDNEVRYCNSLDEEEKRELKLFSNQRKRENLGRGNVRPFPVTMTGAICEQCGGQINGGDMAVFASRAGHGVCWHPPCFICSVCNELLVDLIYFYQDGKIYCGRHHAECLKPRCAACDEIIFADECTEAEGRHWHMKHFCCFECETVLGGQRYIMKDGRPYCCSCFESLYAEYCDTCAQHIGIDQGQMTYDGQHWHATETCFCCAQCKKSLLGRPFLPKQGQIFCSRACSVGDDPNGSDSSDSAFQSARAKESRRSAKIGKNKGKGEEGARSPCNQLQVTSNRLSTDVDPLSLQMDLLSLASQTPSLNREHLWRSRDELYHYGSKMEQSQPQSPLQLLSQCNIRTSYNPSQVPGSQQDLWAKHFSNQKRSSSLAMKSHGGSFIQDCREDYYSGRLRSQESYSDMSNQSFPETRGSLKVPKYEEEEEGEMSTPQCRTRHPINALKFPEDLTPTEQTPRGSMESLALSNATGLSADGGAKRQEHLSRFSMPDLSKDSGMNVSEKMSNMGTLNSSVQFRSAESVRSLLSVPQYQDMEPNLHNLASPLGYRERPAHGRMHQSFDYGSGVPGSKLGAQEGLRHAPMSERTRRRTNLRDDDRHYRPHRPRRSRRSRSDNALHLASEQCYRLKERPSLRAREDYDQFMHQRSCRETVEQGPRRDVYGHCPRTVSDLALQNHLGERWGPYFAEYDWCSTCSSSSESDNEGYFLGEPIPQPTRLRYVTSEELLHKYGSYSMPKSSTLGGRGQLHSRKRQKSKNCIIS; this is encoded by the exons GAAGATTTGCCTTCACTGTAAGTGCTCCCAGGAAGAGCACATCGTAACAGTTATGCCTCTGGAGATGGAGAAGACCGTCACAAAGCTCATGTTTGACTTCCAGAGGAACTCGACTTCTGATGATGACTCGGGCTGTGCCTTGGAAGAGTACGCGTGGGTCCCTCCTGGCCTGAAGCCAGAGCAG GTGCATCAGTACTACAGCTGCCTGCCTGAGGACAAGGTGCCCTACGTCAACAGCCCAGGAGAAAAGTCTCGCATAAAGCAGCTCTTGCACCAGCTGCCACCGCACGACAATGAG GTCCGCTATTGCAATTCActggatgaggaggagaagagggagcTCAAACTCTTCAGCAAccaaaggaagagggaaaatttAGGGAGAGGCAACGTCCGGCCATTCCCTGTAACCATGACGGGAGCCATCTGTGAGCAG TGTGGCGGCCAGATCAATGGGGGGGACATGGCCGTCTTCGCCTCGCGAGCGGGACATGGTGTTTGCTGGCACCCTCCCTGCTTCATCTGCAGCGTCTGCAACGAGCTGCTGGTCGACCTGATCTACTTCTACCAAGATGGGAAGATCTACTGCGGCAGGCACCACGCCGAGTGCCTCAAGCCTCGCTGCGCGGCGTGCGACGAG ATCATTTTTGCTGATGAATGCACCGAGGCCGAAGGGCGGCACTGGCACATGAAGCACTTCTGCTGCTTCGAATGTGAGACGGTGCTGGGGGGGCAGAGGTACATCATGAAGGACGGCAGGCCctactgctgcagctgcttcgAGTCTCTCTATGCTGAGTACTGTGACACTTGCGCCCAGCACATCG GTATCGACCAGGGCCAGATGACATACGACGGCCAGCACTGGCACGCCACTGAGacctgcttctgctgtgcaCAGTGCAAGAAGTCCCTGCTGGGACGACCCTTCCTGCCCAAGCAGGGGCAGATCTTCTGCTCCAGGGCCTGCAGTGTCGGCGATGACCCCAATGGCTCTGACTCCTCCGACTCGGCTTTCCAAAGCGCGCGAGCCAAGGAGTCCCGCCGCAGCGCCAAGATCGGCAAGAACAAGGGGAAAGGCGAGGAGGGAGCGCGCAGCCCATGCAACCAGCTGCAGGTCACCTCCAACCGCCTCTCCACCGATGTGGACCCGCTGTCCCTGCAGATGGATTTGCTGAGCCTGGCCAGTCAGACGCCAAGCCTCAACAGGGAGCACTTGTGGAGGAGCCGGGATGAGCTCTATCACTACGGGAGCAAAATGGAACAAAGTCAGCCCCAAAGCCCTTTGCAGCTTCTCAGCCAGTGCAACATAAGGACCTCTTATAACCCCAGCCAGGTCCCAGGCTCGCAGCAGGATTTATGGGCGAAACATTTCAGCAACCAAAAGAGGAGCTCCTCACTGGCCATGAAGAGCCATGGCGGCAGCTTCATCCAGGACTGCAGAGAAGACTATTACTCGGGGAGGCTTCGTTCACAGGAGAGCTACAGCGACATGTCCAACCAGAGCTTTCCAGAGACCAGAGGAAGCCTCAAAGTCCCTAAGTAcgaagaggaagaggaaggtgagaTGTCGACACCACAGTGCCGCACCCGGCACCCCATCAATGCCCTCAAGTTCCCAGAGGACCTGACGCCCACCGAGCAGACTCCCCGTGGCTCCATGGAGTCCCTCGCGCTCTCCAATGCAACAG GCCTCTCAGCAGATGGTGGAGCCAAGCGCCAGGAGCATCTCTCCAGGTTCTCAATGCCTGACCTAAGCAAGGACTCGGGCATGAATGTCTCGGAGAAGATGAGCAACATGGGGACCTTGAACTCCTCCGTGCAATTTCGCAGCGCTGAGTCCGTCCGCAGCCTGCTCTCGGTGCCGCAGTACCAGGACATGGAGCCCAACCTGCACAACCTCGCCAGCCCCCTCGGGTACCGAGAGCGGCCGGCACACGGGCGGATGCACCAGAGTTTCGACTATGGCAGTGGGGTACCCGGGAGCAAGCTGGGGGCACAGGAGGGTTTGAGGCATGCCCCCATGAGCGAGCGCACACGCCGCCGAACTAACCTCCGGGATGATGACCGGCATTACCGCCCGCACCGGCCCCGGCGGTCGCGACGTTCCCGCTCGGATAACGCCCTGCACTTGGCCAGCGAGCAGTGCTACCGGCTGAAGGAGAGACCCTCGCTCCGAGCCAGGGAAGACTACGACCAGTTCATGcaccagaggagctgcagagagacGGTGGAGCAGGGTCCCCGCAGGGACGTCTACGGCCACTGTCCCCGGACAGTGTCGGATCTCGCCTTGCAGAACCACTTGGGTGAGAGGTGGGGGCCCTACTTTGCCGAATACGACTGGTGCTCGACATGCTCCTCCTCTTCGGAGTCTGACAACGAGGGCTATTTCCTCGGGGAGCCAATTCCCCAACCTACCCGCCTCCGGTATGTGACCAGCGAGGAGCTCCTGCACAAGTATGGCTCATACAGCATGCCCAAGTCTTCCACGCTGGGTGGCAGGGGACAGTTACACAGCCGGAAAAGACAGAAGAGCAAAAACTGTATCATATCCTAA
- the PRICKLE2 gene encoding prickle-like protein 2 isoform X2 has protein sequence MPLEMEKTVTKLMFDFQRNSTSDDDSGCALEEYAWVPPGLKPEQVHQYYSCLPEDKVPYVNSPGEKSRIKQLLHQLPPHDNEVRYCNSLDEEEKRELKLFSNQRKRENLGRGNVRPFPVTMTGAICEQCGGQINGGDMAVFASRAGHGVCWHPPCFICSVCNELLVDLIYFYQDGKIYCGRHHAECLKPRCAACDEIIFADECTEAEGRHWHMKHFCCFECETVLGGQRYIMKDGRPYCCSCFESLYAEYCDTCAQHIGIDQGQMTYDGQHWHATETCFCCAQCKKSLLGRPFLPKQGQIFCSRACSVGDDPNGSDSSDSAFQSARAKESRRSAKIGKNKGKGEEGARSPCNQLQVTSNRLSTDVDPLSLQMDLLSLASQTPSLNREHLWRSRDELYHYGSKMEQSQPQSPLQLLSQCNIRTSYNPSQVPGSQQDLWAKHFSNQKRSSSLAMKSHGGSFIQDCREDYYSGRLRSQESYSDMSNQSFPETRGSLKVPKYEEEEEGEMSTPQCRTRHPINALKFPEDLTPTEQTPRGSMESLALSNATGLSADGGAKRQEHLSRFSMPDLSKDSGMNVSEKMSNMGTLNSSVQFRSAESVRSLLSVPQYQDMEPNLHNLASPLGYRERPAHGRMHQSFDYGSGVPGSKLGAQEGLRHAPMSERTRRRTNLRDDDRHYRPHRPRRSRRSRSDNALHLASEQCYRLKERPSLRAREDYDQFMHQRSCRETVEQGPRRDVYGHCPRTVSDLALQNHLGERWGPYFAEYDWCSTCSSSSESDNEGYFLGEPIPQPTRLRYVTSEELLHKYGSYSMPKSSTLGGRGQLHSRKRQKSKNCIIS, from the exons ATGCCTCTGGAGATGGAGAAGACCGTCACAAAGCTCATGTTTGACTTCCAGAGGAACTCGACTTCTGATGATGACTCGGGCTGTGCCTTGGAAGAGTACGCGTGGGTCCCTCCTGGCCTGAAGCCAGAGCAG GTGCATCAGTACTACAGCTGCCTGCCTGAGGACAAGGTGCCCTACGTCAACAGCCCAGGAGAAAAGTCTCGCATAAAGCAGCTCTTGCACCAGCTGCCACCGCACGACAATGAG GTCCGCTATTGCAATTCActggatgaggaggagaagagggagcTCAAACTCTTCAGCAAccaaaggaagagggaaaatttAGGGAGAGGCAACGTCCGGCCATTCCCTGTAACCATGACGGGAGCCATCTGTGAGCAG TGTGGCGGCCAGATCAATGGGGGGGACATGGCCGTCTTCGCCTCGCGAGCGGGACATGGTGTTTGCTGGCACCCTCCCTGCTTCATCTGCAGCGTCTGCAACGAGCTGCTGGTCGACCTGATCTACTTCTACCAAGATGGGAAGATCTACTGCGGCAGGCACCACGCCGAGTGCCTCAAGCCTCGCTGCGCGGCGTGCGACGAG ATCATTTTTGCTGATGAATGCACCGAGGCCGAAGGGCGGCACTGGCACATGAAGCACTTCTGCTGCTTCGAATGTGAGACGGTGCTGGGGGGGCAGAGGTACATCATGAAGGACGGCAGGCCctactgctgcagctgcttcgAGTCTCTCTATGCTGAGTACTGTGACACTTGCGCCCAGCACATCG GTATCGACCAGGGCCAGATGACATACGACGGCCAGCACTGGCACGCCACTGAGacctgcttctgctgtgcaCAGTGCAAGAAGTCCCTGCTGGGACGACCCTTCCTGCCCAAGCAGGGGCAGATCTTCTGCTCCAGGGCCTGCAGTGTCGGCGATGACCCCAATGGCTCTGACTCCTCCGACTCGGCTTTCCAAAGCGCGCGAGCCAAGGAGTCCCGCCGCAGCGCCAAGATCGGCAAGAACAAGGGGAAAGGCGAGGAGGGAGCGCGCAGCCCATGCAACCAGCTGCAGGTCACCTCCAACCGCCTCTCCACCGATGTGGACCCGCTGTCCCTGCAGATGGATTTGCTGAGCCTGGCCAGTCAGACGCCAAGCCTCAACAGGGAGCACTTGTGGAGGAGCCGGGATGAGCTCTATCACTACGGGAGCAAAATGGAACAAAGTCAGCCCCAAAGCCCTTTGCAGCTTCTCAGCCAGTGCAACATAAGGACCTCTTATAACCCCAGCCAGGTCCCAGGCTCGCAGCAGGATTTATGGGCGAAACATTTCAGCAACCAAAAGAGGAGCTCCTCACTGGCCATGAAGAGCCATGGCGGCAGCTTCATCCAGGACTGCAGAGAAGACTATTACTCGGGGAGGCTTCGTTCACAGGAGAGCTACAGCGACATGTCCAACCAGAGCTTTCCAGAGACCAGAGGAAGCCTCAAAGTCCCTAAGTAcgaagaggaagaggaaggtgagaTGTCGACACCACAGTGCCGCACCCGGCACCCCATCAATGCCCTCAAGTTCCCAGAGGACCTGACGCCCACCGAGCAGACTCCCCGTGGCTCCATGGAGTCCCTCGCGCTCTCCAATGCAACAG GCCTCTCAGCAGATGGTGGAGCCAAGCGCCAGGAGCATCTCTCCAGGTTCTCAATGCCTGACCTAAGCAAGGACTCGGGCATGAATGTCTCGGAGAAGATGAGCAACATGGGGACCTTGAACTCCTCCGTGCAATTTCGCAGCGCTGAGTCCGTCCGCAGCCTGCTCTCGGTGCCGCAGTACCAGGACATGGAGCCCAACCTGCACAACCTCGCCAGCCCCCTCGGGTACCGAGAGCGGCCGGCACACGGGCGGATGCACCAGAGTTTCGACTATGGCAGTGGGGTACCCGGGAGCAAGCTGGGGGCACAGGAGGGTTTGAGGCATGCCCCCATGAGCGAGCGCACACGCCGCCGAACTAACCTCCGGGATGATGACCGGCATTACCGCCCGCACCGGCCCCGGCGGTCGCGACGTTCCCGCTCGGATAACGCCCTGCACTTGGCCAGCGAGCAGTGCTACCGGCTGAAGGAGAGACCCTCGCTCCGAGCCAGGGAAGACTACGACCAGTTCATGcaccagaggagctgcagagagacGGTGGAGCAGGGTCCCCGCAGGGACGTCTACGGCCACTGTCCCCGGACAGTGTCGGATCTCGCCTTGCAGAACCACTTGGGTGAGAGGTGGGGGCCCTACTTTGCCGAATACGACTGGTGCTCGACATGCTCCTCCTCTTCGGAGTCTGACAACGAGGGCTATTTCCTCGGGGAGCCAATTCCCCAACCTACCCGCCTCCGGTATGTGACCAGCGAGGAGCTCCTGCACAAGTATGGCTCATACAGCATGCCCAAGTCTTCCACGCTGGGTGGCAGGGGACAGTTACACAGCCGGAAAAGACAGAAGAGCAAAAACTGTATCATATCCTAA